One window of the Parasphingopyxis algicola genome contains the following:
- the xrtA gene encoding exosortase A, with translation MTASDTLDRPSAAGAVGAWRPSLVLLAAAAAGLLLLFRGDAADMVSVWWNSSTFNHCLLIIPIIGWLVWNRKAELAELTPSASPYGLAIVALGSQSWLLGEAAGVALARHLGVVVMLQGAVVSILGLTVTRGLLFPLAYALFLVPFGEEFVPFLQEITAELSMILLGLFGLPAHMEGVFITTPSGYFEVAEACSGVKFLIAMVALGALAANLCFRSWRRRGAFLALCIVMPIVANGIRAFATIYIADATGIEFAENFDHVVYGWFFFAFVIAAVLALGWTFFDRDIDDPAFDPAEIEPRKPLTHGPNRRYAMTLAVFAIAVISPVWMAGNAAAARDTVPAPFSAPQIAGWARSSAPMAYPWRATYAGADRLLETRYSDAAGRVVDLAIGYYANPVEGREPVGFGQGGLPAETEWSWSENSAPPPSGRAYRIMAPGPVAREVFQYVMVGDRLTAGGGRAKLATLRARLLGGDRRAVGIVISAEGREVRAAIEEFIADSGGVEQLVDRVTGLAD, from the coding sequence ATGACGGCGAGCGATACCCTGGACCGTCCTTCGGCAGCCGGCGCGGTCGGCGCATGGCGGCCGAGTCTCGTCTTGCTGGCGGCCGCGGCGGCGGGTCTCCTTCTGCTGTTCCGCGGCGACGCCGCCGACATGGTTTCGGTCTGGTGGAACAGTTCCACGTTCAATCACTGCCTGCTCATTATCCCGATCATCGGGTGGCTGGTCTGGAACCGGAAGGCCGAGCTCGCCGAACTGACGCCGTCGGCCTCGCCCTATGGCCTGGCGATAGTGGCGCTGGGCAGCCAGAGCTGGTTGCTCGGCGAAGCCGCGGGCGTCGCGCTCGCACGGCATCTGGGCGTCGTCGTGATGCTGCAGGGCGCCGTCGTCTCGATACTCGGCCTGACGGTCACCCGGGGGCTGTTGTTTCCGCTCGCCTATGCGCTGTTTCTCGTCCCGTTCGGCGAAGAGTTCGTGCCCTTTCTCCAGGAAATTACTGCCGAGCTCAGCATGATACTGCTCGGCCTGTTCGGTCTGCCCGCGCATATGGAAGGCGTCTTCATCACCACGCCCTCGGGCTATTTCGAGGTTGCCGAAGCCTGTTCGGGGGTGAAGTTCCTGATCGCGATGGTCGCGCTCGGGGCGCTCGCCGCCAATCTGTGCTTCCGGAGCTGGCGGCGGCGCGGGGCCTTCCTCGCGCTCTGCATCGTCATGCCGATCGTCGCCAACGGAATCCGCGCCTTCGCGACCATCTACATCGCCGATGCGACGGGCATCGAATTCGCAGAGAATTTCGATCATGTCGTCTATGGCTGGTTCTTCTTCGCCTTCGTCATCGCCGCGGTGCTGGCCCTGGGCTGGACGTTCTTCGATCGCGATATCGACGATCCCGCCTTCGATCCCGCTGAAATCGAGCCGCGCAAACCGTTAACCCACGGCCCGAACCGCCGTTATGCAATGACGCTCGCCGTCTTTGCGATTGCCGTCATTTCGCCCGTCTGGATGGCCGGCAATGCCGCTGCCGCCCGCGACACGGTTCCCGCCCCGTTCTCCGCGCCGCAGATCGCGGGTTGGGCGCGCAGCTCGGCGCCGATGGCCTATCCGTGGCGGGCGACCTATGCCGGCGCGGACCGGCTGCTCGAAACCCGCTACAGCGACGCGGCGGGGAGGGTGGTCGATCTCGCCATCGGCTATTATGCCAATCCGGTCGAGGGGCGGGAGCCGGTCGGTTTCGGACAGGGCGGACTTCCGGCCGAAACCGAATGGTCCTGGTCGGAAAACAGCGCACCGCCGCCGTCGGGCCGCGCCTATCGCATCATGGCGCCCGGCCCTGTGGCGCGCGAGGTGTTCCAATATGTAATGGTCGGCGACCGGCTGACCGCTGGCGGCGGCCGGGCCAAGCTGGCGACGTTACGCGCGCGGCTGCTCGGCGGCGACCGGCGCGCCGTCGGGATCGTGATTTCCGCCGAAGGCCGCGAGGTGCGGGCGGCTATCGAAGAGTTCATCGCCGACAGCGGCGGTGTTGAACAGCTGGTTGACCGCGTGACCGGCTTGGCCGACTGA
- the truA gene encoding tRNA pseudouridine(38-40) synthase TruA — translation MTRFRLTIEYDGRPYMGWQRQPHGPSIQQAIEEACTGITGEEVLVYGAGRTDSGVHAVAMAAHVDIAKEIDAFRLGEGLNAKLRDEPIAILDCEEVTDDWHARFDCIGRRYLYRIVNRRAPLALENGRAWRIPQRLDEAAMHEAAQLLVGKHDFTTFRSAHCQSDSPVKTLGSLAVQRDGDAVRVHAAARSFLHHQVRSMVGCLALVGMGRWSADDLQAALDAADRNRLGLNAPPDGLYFLGADYAG, via the coding sequence ATGACGCGCTTTCGCCTCACCATCGAATATGACGGCCGGCCCTATATGGGCTGGCAGCGGCAGCCGCACGGACCCAGCATTCAGCAGGCGATCGAAGAGGCCTGCACGGGGATCACCGGCGAAGAGGTGCTCGTCTACGGCGCGGGCCGGACGGATTCGGGTGTCCACGCCGTGGCGATGGCCGCGCATGTCGATATCGCGAAGGAAATCGACGCCTTCCGGCTCGGCGAGGGGCTGAACGCCAAGCTGCGCGACGAGCCGATCGCGATTCTCGATTGCGAGGAAGTGACCGACGACTGGCATGCGCGCTTCGATTGTATCGGCCGCCGCTATCTCTACCGGATCGTCAACCGCCGGGCGCCGCTGGCGCTGGAGAACGGCCGGGCCTGGCGTATCCCGCAACGGCTCGACGAAGCCGCGATGCACGAAGCCGCGCAACTGCTCGTCGGCAAGCATGATTTCACGACCTTCCGCTCGGCCCATTGCCAGTCCGACAGCCCGGTCAAGACGCTCGGCTCGCTGGCCGTGCAGCGCGACGGCGATGCCGTGAGGGTTCATGCCGCCGCCCGCTCCTTCCTCCATCACCAGGTCCGCTCGATGGTCGGATGCCTGGCGCTGGTCGGCATGGGGCGCTGGTCGGCGGACGATCTGCAGGCGGCGCTGGACGCGGCCGACCGGAACCGGCTCGGTCTCAACGCGCCGCCGGACGGTCTCTACTTCCTCGGCGCCGATTATGCGGGCTGA
- a CDS encoding FemAB family XrtA/PEP-CTERM system-associated protein, giving the protein MNAPMSLHKLRIRAADLRDPNECARIEDFIRETEGGTPFHLPRWLKAIERGCGQPGHILIGERATTLRGILPLTEIHSPLFGRALVSSGFAVGGGALVANPINANALADAAWQLAERLSIPEVELRGGALPKGWPVRSDVYAGFVGALAESDDAQLQAIPRKQRAEIRKALKNDLTVAFGTDERDREAHYAVYAESVRNLGTPVFPRALFDAMLDGFGDEADITTVRHHGEPVASVLTFYFNGTAMPYWGGGTFAARALRANELLYFSLMNHARERGCTQFDFGRSKIKTGPYNFKKNWGFTPEPLHYAVRTANGATPREMNPNDPKYRLQVALWQRLPLRIANRIGPWIAKGLG; this is encoded by the coding sequence GTGAACGCGCCCATGTCTCTCCACAAATTGCGCATCCGGGCCGCCGATCTCCGCGATCCGAACGAATGTGCGCGGATCGAGGATTTCATCCGCGAGACCGAGGGCGGGACGCCGTTCCACCTGCCGCGCTGGCTGAAAGCGATCGAACGGGGATGCGGCCAGCCCGGCCATATACTGATCGGCGAACGGGCAACCACGTTGCGCGGGATATTGCCGCTCACCGAAATCCATTCGCCGCTGTTCGGCCGGGCGCTCGTATCGAGCGGCTTTGCGGTCGGGGGAGGGGCGCTCGTCGCCAATCCGATCAATGCGAATGCGCTGGCCGACGCCGCCTGGCAGCTCGCCGAACGGCTGAGCATCCCCGAGGTCGAACTACGCGGCGGCGCGCTGCCCAAGGGATGGCCGGTGCGCAGCGACGTCTATGCCGGGTTCGTCGGGGCGCTGGCCGAGAGCGACGATGCGCAGCTTCAGGCGATACCCCGCAAGCAGCGGGCCGAAATCCGCAAGGCGCTGAAGAATGATCTGACCGTCGCGTTCGGAACGGACGAGCGCGATCGCGAGGCCCATTACGCGGTCTATGCCGAAAGCGTGCGCAATCTCGGAACGCCGGTGTTTCCGCGCGCGCTGTTCGATGCGATGCTCGACGGGTTCGGCGACGAGGCCGATATCACGACGGTCCGCCATCACGGCGAGCCCGTCGCTTCGGTACTGACCTTCTACTTCAACGGCACCGCGATGCCCTATTGGGGCGGTGGCACGTTCGCGGCGCGCGCCCTGCGGGCGAACGAACTTCTCTATTTCAGCCTGATGAACCATGCCCGCGAACGCGGTTGCACGCAGTTCGACTTCGGTCGCTCAAAGATCAAGACCGGCCCCTACAACTTCAAGAAAAACTGGGGCTTCACGCCCGAACCGTTGCATTATGCGGTTCGAACCGCGAACGGCGCGACACCGCGTGAAATGAACCCGAACGACCCGAAATACCGGTTGCAGGTCGCGCTGTGGCAGCGGCTGCCGTTGCGGATCGCCAACCGTATCGGGCCCTGGATCGCAAAAGGGCTCGGTTGA
- a CDS encoding TIGR03087 family PEP-CTERM/XrtA system glycosyltransferase, whose amino-acid sequence MMGDILFFAHRIPYPPDRGDKIRSYNILKKLCELATVHVATFADHDEDLGHAETLRPMLGSLHVEKRTVSKPVGGVRAILSGKPISLTLFDRPGIRDFVSRTMETESIDTVFVFSGQMAQFVPELPPGICFIMDFGDVDSAKFASYAESSSIPMRYVHAREARKLAAFERETAQRADASLFVSEAEAALFRSEAGLDADRVRALENGIDCTFFDPDAAFPAIERPAGPLVVFTGQMDYRPNVEAAVSFADDVLPIIRLQNPHITFAVVGRNPTGEVERLAGRDGVIVTGGVADIRSWLAAADVVVAPLRIARGIQNKVLEAMGMARPVIASRPAFEGIDAVPGRDLLVADTPAEEAQLVLELLSNSAMGEVMGRAARKRMLERYAWDETLAPLAALTGRDGLADPKDALAEVR is encoded by the coding sequence TTGATGGGCGACATCCTCTTTTTCGCCCATCGCATTCCCTATCCGCCCGACCGCGGGGACAAGATCCGCTCGTACAACATCCTCAAAAAGCTGTGCGAGCTGGCAACCGTCCACGTCGCGACCTTCGCCGATCACGACGAGGATCTGGGGCACGCCGAAACGCTCCGGCCGATGCTGGGATCGCTGCATGTCGAAAAACGGACCGTTTCCAAACCGGTTGGCGGCGTCCGGGCGATCCTGTCCGGAAAACCGATTTCGCTGACCCTGTTCGACCGCCCCGGTATCCGCGATTTCGTCTCACGGACGATGGAAACGGAATCGATCGACACCGTTTTCGTCTTTTCCGGGCAGATGGCGCAGTTCGTGCCCGAACTTCCGCCGGGCATCTGCTTCATCATGGATTTCGGCGATGTCGATTCGGCGAAATTCGCGTCCTATGCGGAATCGAGCTCGATACCGATGCGCTATGTGCACGCCCGCGAAGCCCGCAAGCTGGCGGCGTTCGAACGGGAGACGGCGCAGCGGGCCGATGCCAGCCTGTTCGTCAGCGAGGCCGAGGCCGCGCTGTTTCGAAGCGAAGCCGGTCTCGATGCCGATCGGGTACGCGCCTTGGAAAACGGGATCGATTGCACATTTTTCGATCCCGATGCCGCATTTCCCGCAATCGAACGGCCGGCCGGTCCGCTGGTCGTTTTCACCGGGCAGATGGACTACCGGCCCAATGTCGAGGCGGCCGTGAGTTTCGCCGACGACGTCCTGCCGATCATCCGCCTGCAAAATCCGCACATCACATTCGCGGTCGTCGGCCGGAACCCGACCGGCGAAGTGGAGCGGCTTGCCGGGCGCGACGGGGTGATCGTCACCGGCGGGGTCGCGGATATTCGCAGCTGGCTCGCGGCCGCCGATGTCGTCGTCGCGCCGCTGCGCATCGCGCGCGGGATCCAGAACAAGGTACTCGAAGCGATGGGGATGGCCCGCCCCGTAATCGCCTCGCGTCCGGCCTTCGAAGGTATCGACGCCGTGCCCGGCCGCGATCTCCTCGTCGCGGATACGCCGGCCGAAGAGGCGCAGCTCGTCCTCGAACTGCTGAGCAACAGCGCGATGGGCGAAGTGATGGGCCGCGCGGCGCGCAAGCGCATGCTCGAACGCTATGCCTGGGACGAAACGCTGGCGCCGCTCGCGGCGCTGACCGGCCGCGACGGGCTGGCGGACCCCAAGGACGCTTTGGCCGAGGTCCGCTGA
- a CDS encoding XrtA/PEP-CTERM system amidotransferase produces MCGIAGIFHLETAKPVDPDRVRAMADVLAHRGPDGSGVWTAQGVGLGHRRLSVIDLEGGDQPMATPDDTLVTIFNGEIYNYREIRADLCALGHEFRTDSDTEVILHGWRQWGPLCVERFHGMFAFALYDEEAKTLFLGRDRLGVKPLYYAEVSDGSLIFASELKGLLAHPLLRRRPSEQAIEDYLAFGYVPDDACFVAGVHKLPAGHYLMTRRGLPLADPRRYWDVAFAPKRRKAGAAEDELIAHMGEAVRSRMIADVPLGAFLSGGVDSSSVVALMAEASKEAVETCSIGFDEADHDETEYAEQVAERFATNHRKRIVAADDFALIDTLVEAFDEPFADASALPTYRVCELAREKVTVSLSGDGADEIFAGYRRHVFHAGEERARRLLPGAVRRPLFGGLGKVYPKLDWAPQFLRAKSTLQGLGQSGAEAYAESVGVTGPGLRNALYSDAMRSALAGHRAEDRYVSAIANAPAEDGLAAAQYADLKIWLPGDILTKVDRTSMAVSLEAREPLLDHRLVEFAATLPLKQRVRGGTGKWLMKQAMRRYLPEDILHRRKMGFVTPISAWFRGALAGEADKLVSSTALAETEWFDRQAVKRIVEAHKSGREEHGRLIWQLMMLDRSLRRVFGLGDQPA; encoded by the coding sequence ATGTGCGGGATTGCGGGCATCTTTCATCTCGAAACGGCGAAACCCGTCGATCCGGACCGGGTGCGCGCGATGGCGGACGTACTCGCGCATCGCGGCCCGGACGGATCGGGCGTCTGGACGGCGCAGGGTGTCGGGCTCGGCCATAGGCGGCTGTCGGTTATCGACTTGGAGGGCGGAGATCAGCCGATGGCGACCCCCGACGACACGCTCGTCACCATCTTCAACGGGGAAATCTACAATTATCGGGAAATCCGCGCCGATTTGTGCGCGCTGGGCCATGAGTTCCGGACGGATAGCGATACCGAGGTCATTCTCCACGGATGGCGGCAATGGGGCCCGCTCTGTGTCGAGCGTTTCCACGGCATGTTCGCCTTCGCGCTCTACGACGAAGAGGCAAAGACGCTGTTTCTCGGTCGCGACCGGCTCGGCGTCAAACCGCTCTATTATGCCGAAGTGTCGGACGGCAGCCTGATCTTCGCGTCCGAACTCAAGGGGCTTCTCGCCCATCCGCTGTTGCGCCGCCGGCCCAGCGAACAGGCGATCGAGGACTATCTGGCGTTCGGCTATGTGCCCGACGACGCCTGTTTCGTCGCCGGCGTGCACAAGCTTCCGGCCGGCCATTATCTGATGACCCGCCGCGGCCTGCCGCTCGCCGATCCGCGCCGCTACTGGGACGTCGCCTTCGCGCCGAAACGGCGCAAGGCAGGTGCCGCCGAGGACGAGCTGATCGCCCATATGGGCGAGGCGGTGCGCAGCCGGATGATCGCCGACGTGCCGCTGGGCGCGTTCCTGTCCGGCGGCGTCGACAGTTCTTCGGTCGTCGCGCTGATGGCCGAAGCGAGCAAGGAAGCGGTCGAAACCTGTTCGATCGGCTTCGACGAGGCCGATCATGACGAGACCGAATATGCCGAGCAGGTCGCCGAACGCTTCGCGACCAATCACCGCAAGCGGATCGTCGCGGCAGACGATTTCGCGCTGATCGATACGTTGGTCGAGGCGTTCGACGAACCGTTCGCGGATGCCAGCGCCTTGCCCACCTACCGCGTCTGCGAACTGGCGCGGGAGAAGGTTACCGTATCGCTGTCCGGCGACGGTGCGGACGAGATTTTCGCCGGCTATCGCCGCCATGTCTTCCATGCCGGAGAGGAGAGGGCGCGGCGCCTGCTGCCGGGCGCCGTCCGCCGGCCACTGTTCGGCGGGCTCGGCAAAGTCTATCCGAAACTGGATTGGGCGCCGCAATTCCTGCGCGCGAAATCGACGCTGCAGGGTCTCGGACAATCCGGGGCCGAGGCCTATGCCGAATCCGTCGGCGTGACCGGGCCGGGATTGCGCAACGCCCTGTACAGCGACGCCATGCGATCCGCGCTGGCAGGCCATCGCGCCGAGGATCGCTATGTGAGTGCGATTGCCAATGCGCCCGCCGAAGACGGCCTTGCCGCCGCGCAATATGCGGATCTCAAGATCTGGCTGCCCGGCGATATCCTGACCAAGGTCGACCGGACGAGCATGGCGGTCAGTCTCGAGGCGCGCGAACCGTTGCTCGACCACCGGCTCGTCGAATTCGCCGCGACCCTGCCGCTCAAACAGCGCGTGCGCGGCGGAACCGGCAAATGGCTAATGAAACAGGCGATGCGGCGCTACCTGCCCGAGGATATCCTCCATCGCCGCAAGATGGGCTTCGTCACGCCGATCAGCGCCTGGTTCCGAGGCGCTCTGGCGGGCGAGGCGGACAAGCTCGTCAGCAGTACGGCGCTGGCGGAAACCGAATGGTTCGACCGACAGGCGGTCAAGCGGATCGTCGAGGCGCACAAAAGCGGGCGCGAAGAGCATGGGCGGTTGATCTGGCAGCTGATGATGCTGGACCGCTCGCTGCGCCGGGTGTTCGGCCTGGGCGATCAGCCCGCATAA
- the fmt gene encoding methionyl-tRNA formyltransferase, with translation MRIIFMGTPDFAVPALRALADAGHDIVAVYSQPPRPAGRGKQPRASAVQQAAEELGVEVRTPASLKPDEEKAAFAALDVDVAVVAAYGLILNQTILDASKYGCLNIHASLLPRWRGAAPVQRAILAGDPATGVTIMQMERGLDTGPMLTVAATLVEDKTAGELTAELAAIGASLICDTLDELDTLEPQAQDDAEAIYADKIDKAEARLDFTQPAEQVERAVRAFNPMPGAFFEHEGERFKVLAADISGQSGDPGTVLDDALTIACGTGALRPTRVQRAGKAAMDTADLLRGLPIPAGTSLA, from the coding sequence ATGCGGATCATTTTCATGGGAACGCCCGATTTCGCGGTGCCGGCGCTGCGCGCCTTGGCCGATGCCGGGCACGATATCGTCGCGGTGTACAGCCAGCCTCCCCGCCCGGCGGGCCGAGGCAAGCAGCCGCGCGCGTCGGCCGTGCAGCAGGCCGCGGAGGAACTGGGTGTCGAGGTCCGCACTCCGGCCAGCCTGAAACCGGACGAAGAGAAAGCCGCCTTTGCCGCGCTCGACGTCGATGTCGCGGTCGTCGCGGCCTATGGCCTGATTCTCAACCAGACGATTCTCGATGCGTCCAAATATGGCTGCCTCAATATCCATGCATCCCTGCTCCCCCGCTGGCGTGGGGCGGCACCGGTCCAGCGCGCAATCCTTGCAGGCGACCCGGCGACCGGCGTCACGATCATGCAGATGGAGCGCGGACTCGATACCGGGCCGATGTTGACCGTCGCCGCGACGTTGGTCGAGGACAAGACCGCTGGAGAATTGACGGCGGAACTCGCGGCCATCGGCGCCTCGCTGATCTGCGATACGCTCGATGAACTCGACACGCTGGAGCCGCAGGCACAGGACGATGCAGAGGCCATTTATGCGGACAAGATCGACAAGGCCGAAGCGCGGCTCGATTTTACGCAACCGGCCGAACAGGTGGAGCGCGCCGTCCGCGCCTTCAACCCGATGCCCGGGGCCTTTTTCGAGCACGAAGGCGAACGCTTCAAAGTGCTCGCTGCCGATATTTCCGGACAATCCGGCGATCCCGGAACCGTGCTCGACGACGCGCTGACCATCGCCTGCGGTACGGGCGCGCTCCGCCCGACACGGGTACAACGCGCCGGCAAGGCCGCGATGGACACGGCCGACCTTCTACGGGGCCTTCCGATCCCGGCCGGCACGTCGCTCGCATGA